The Ignavibacteriales bacterium sequence AAAACTAGTTGTTCACGAATTGAAAGGGTCAAGTGGAACAGTAGGATTTCACCGAATAACAGATATCTGCCGGGAAATTGAAGCATGTGCCTCTTTGCCGAATCATAGCTGGGATGAAATTGAGCAAAAGTGTCAACTTTTAACGGAAAGCTTCCAGCAAGCAGAATCATCTGCTGTTAAGTAGGAGATAAAAAATGTTTGTAATTATTGGGCTTGTAGTTGTACTTATTTCTGTGGTTGTAGGATTCTCCTTAGCGGGTGGTAACTTAATTCTATTGATTCAAATTTCAGAGTTTATTACAATCGGCGGCGCCGCAATTGGAAGTTTATTAATTGCTTCACCATTACCGCTGATTAAAAAAATGATTAGCTCATTGAAGGGAATAATAAAACACGCAGGCAACACAAAAGATGATTATCTCCAAATGATGAAATCATTTTGCGATCTTTTCTTAATAGCTCAAAGAGAGGGATTGCTTGCAATTGAAAAGCATATTGAAGATCCGGATACTAGTACAATTCTCTCTGCAAATTCGAAATTTATTCATGACGCTGTTATGAAAAATTTCTTTTGCGATACAATGAAAGTTATGTTGGCTGGTTCAGTTCCTCCGCAGGAGATAGAAAATTTGATGGATGCAGAAATTGAGACTTTTGAAAAAGAAAACCGGCCTGTTTATGAAGGAATAAATCGAGTTGGAGATGCTTTACCCGGGCTTGGAATTGTGGCAGCAGTACTTGGAATTATCGTAACAATGGGCGCTATCAATGAAGGACCGGAAGTAGTTGGAGAAAAAGTTGCGGCTGCCTTAGTTGGAACATTTCTTGGTGTATTGCTTTCTTATGGATTTGTAGGTCCTCTAGCGGCAAATCTCTCTCACTCTGTTGAAGTGAGAGCGCAAGATTTAATAATTATTAAATCATTTATACTTGCGTATGCAAAAGGGAATCCGCCATTTGTTGCGGCTGAGATTGCTAGAAGATCAATATTTTCTGATGAGCGCCCTTCGTTCCAGGAACTTGAAGCGTTCTTAAGGGGGAAAAAAGATAAGTGAGCGATATAGGAACTGAAGCAACTCCCATAATTAAAAAAATTAAAAAATCTCACGGCGGGCATCACGGGGGCGCTTGGAAAGTTGCGTATGCGGATTTTGTAACGGCAATGATGGCTCTTTTTATCGTTCTTTGGATTTTAGGTCAAAAACCGGAAGTGAAAGAAGCAGTGTCTTCTTATTTCAAAGATCCTGTGGGATTCTCTTCCAAAAGTAAAATTTTGATAGAAGGTAAAGCGAATCCTGTACCAGGTATGAAGGCGGAAGAAGAAGCGAAAACTCATGAAATGGAAAAAGCAGAATTAGAAAAGATAGGTGAAAAATTAGAGGGAGAATTAAAAGCCGACACTGATTTAATGGGTCTTGCGAACCAAGTTAAGATTGAAATTGTTAAGGAAGGATTACTAATCGAATTGACCGACTCTGAAAATGATGTCTTCTTCGATCTGGGTACTGCGGAGTTGAAGCAAAGAGCAATAAAAATAATTCATAAAATTGGTTCAGAAATTTCGAAAATGCCTAATAAAATAATTGTTGAAGGACATACCGATTCGCATAAGTATAATAATATTGGAACCGGATATACAAATTTTGAACTGAGTTCAGAGCGAGCGCTTGCTGCAAAGAGAGCTTTGGTAGCTGGCGGATTAAAGGAGAAGCAAATTGATGAAGTACGAGGTTATGCCGATACTCGGTTAAGAAACGTTCAAAATCCGCTAAGCTCAACAAACAGAAGAATTAGTATTACTGTGAAATTTAATAAACTATGAAAACGTTAAAAAAAATATTGATAATTGAAGACGATGCGTTTCTACAGGATTTTTACAGAATAATTTTTAAAAAAATTGGCGCAGAAATTATCCTTGCTGAAGACTCGGACGATATATTTAAAATAGTTAGCGAAGGTGAAGTTGAATTGATAATCATGGACATTAATCTGAGAAACACAAGCTTGAATTCTCAGCGGATTGACGGAATAAAATTATCTCGGTATATAAAAGAACATTATAGCCATCTTCAAATTCCCATTATTCTTATTACGGCTTATCCTTTATCGAGTTTTGGAAACCGCCTTCTTGAGGATAGCTTGGCTGATGATTATCTTATTAAACCGATAGCAGATTTTAATCAACTAATTGAAAAAATTAACAACTTGGTTTGCATAAAAACATGAAAGATTCAGTCCTAATTGTAGAAGACGAAAAAGATACTCGGTTTATACTCGAGAAACTTTTATCGAGAAATAATTACGATGTGACCAGCGCCGTAAACGGGCAGGAAGCACTTGAAGTGTTAAAAACTTTTTCGCCCAAAGTTATTCTTGCAGATTGGACAATGCCGATTCTGGACGGTCTGGCGCTCTGCAATGTTCTAAAAAATGATGAAAAATATAAACTCATCTATTTTATAATTCTTACGGCACGTTCGTCTTTAAAAGACAGAATAATGGGCCTGGATGTTGGCGCGGACGATTTTTTGATCAAGCCGGTTGAAAACCAGGAGTTGCTTGCGCGAATCCGTTCAGGTGTAAGAATATTTAATCTTCAAAACGAACTAAGAAGCATTGAACATTCGAAAGCGATTGTTGAAATGGCTTGTACAATCGGGCATAAAATAAATAACCCGCTCAGCAGCTTGGTCTTTTCGATCAAAAATATTGAAAATGAGCTTATGCAGAAAGATAAATCAAAGTATCTAGAAGATTTTACGACTGTTAATGAATCAATTGAACGGATTAAAAAGTTTGTAAACGAGTTAATTCATCTCGAAAAACCAGAAGTTGTAAGTTATTTTGAAGAAAAAAGGATGATCAAGACGGATTAGTATAAAATAAATGCCTGTTCTTTCGATAATAATGCGGAGGATAAGGCATGTTAGAAAAAATTGTAAATATTTCTGCCGGGTCTGATTATAAACAATCTTCAAAACCCGGTAAACAATCAGCTGTATCGAACTATATTAATAGTTATCATGCAGTAAGCAACGATTCTATTTCGCTTTCTCCTGCCACAGCATTTCTCTCGGGTATCGGTTGGAAACTTAAAAAAATCCAAAATGAAAAAGAGAAACTGCACATTGTTTTTTCGTTTGATGATTTTGATTTCTCAACGGTAATCAATCCAGCGGAGATAATTCAAATTCCGCGCATCGAATATGAAATAAAATATTCTATTAGTTCATACACGGGTGTAGTTAATATGACTATAAAAGTTGCGTCACCTTTGAATTTAGAAGGATCCGAAAGTCTTCAGATTAAACTGCACCTGAATGAATTGAATAAATTTTTCGGTTCAATTATTTCGACTTTCGGATTTAGATCGGATGTCTCCTCAAATACATACGAAGTGCAAAAATACTTTTTGGAAATGGAAAGCGCGCTTCAAATGGAATTCAATTATTTAAATAAAGGGCTAATTAATTTTCTGGAAAAATATCTCTCGTGTAAAATTAATTTAAAAAACGATGAGAGTAATACCAGACATATGTTAGAACTGAAATTATTGCAGATAAATAAAACTTAGATTATGGCTCATTCCAATTTTTCAAAATATTCCGTGGTAAACTCCGAAACGGATTTTCGGAATTATACCGAATTGCCGAACAACAATCCGCTCGTAATTGTTGACCAGAGAATGAATATTGCGTACTGCAATGATGCGTTCAAAAAAACATTTTCTCTAGATGTTCACGATGATATATCGAAAATGAACTCCAATCCGGAGTTCGTTTATTTTTTAAAGGGATTTAGCGAAAGCAGGTATAAAAATATCTCGCTTGAAATAAATCTTTCTTCGGATAACAATCAATTCACTAAAAATTATTCTGTGAGTATTGAGAGGGTATTTATTTCTTCGGGTCTTTATTACGTCCTTACTATTGAATCGTTGGCACAACGGAAGAAACTTGAGAATAAAATAAACTCCCTTCATAATGCGCTCGATCATGGAAATGTTCCCATAATTATTTTAGATGCAAGCGGAAAAATAACTTACGCAACACGTTCGTTCGAAGTTCTTTTGTTGAGGGAAATTGAAAGTATTTATAATAGGAATCTAACTGAAGTTTTGTCCGATATCTTTGACAAAAGTGAAATTAATCATCTTGAATATGCTCTTAGATCTTTTATACCATGGAAAAAAGTAATTCCTTTTTTGGCAAGAATTCCCGTAACGTTTTGGGAATTCACTCTTAGTCCGGTGTTATCAAACGACGAACTTCAGCAAAGTTTCATTTTTATTGCTAATAATCTAACCGAACATATAAATCAAACAAAAGCAATTGAGCGGTCTGAAAGAAAGCAAAGGCTGATAATAAATAATATTTCCGATCTTCTGCTGATTATAGAGCATATAGGACCGGCGGCATTGTTCGAAAATGCCAACGATAATTTTTGCCGCATTTTCAATCTGGATAAAAATAAAATCTATTCTCTGAAAATTGACGATTTCATTCCCGCTAATCTGGTTGATAAAATTTATCAGTCAATGAAGCATCTCTCAAATTCCAATCTCCCGTTTTACGAATTCAATTATAAAAATTTCGATAAACGCGATTACTCTTGCAAAATTAACAGCATAACGGAACAAGAACGGAATTCGACAATATACATCATTACAATGAAAGACATTACCGATGAGGTTCTCTATCAAGATCAATTAAAGAGAGCATACCGTAAAGAAATGCTTCTGAATCAAATGAAGTCGGATTTTCTTGCAAACATGTCCCATGAGATTCGCACTCCGTTCAATGCCGTCGTTGGTTTTTCTGAGATTGTTGATGAAAGCATAGAGACTGGCAATATTGAGATGCTTCGTGATCTGATGGATTCGATGAAAGAAGTACTTGGGCGCGGTCTTAACTTGTTTACTAACATAGTAGAAGTATCTCAACTTGAAGCGGGTGAAGTTGAATTAGATAAAGTAGATTTGAATTGCAACCAGGTAGTTAGAAATGTATATAACAAGATGCTCGCCGAAACATCTAAAAAAAATATTGAGTTTGTTCTGGAAGTTGACGAGGAAGATTGTGTTATTGAGGTTGACTGGGTGAAATTTGAAAAAATAATTCACTCGCTGGTAGATAATGCTATAAAGTATACAACTCATGGCTGTGTTTACCTTAGCACAAAACATTTTGAGAATAGTGTAGAGATAGTTGTCTCGGATACAGGTGTTGGAATAGACAAATTGCATATTGAAAGAATATTAAAACCTTTCACACAAGAAGTAGAAGGATATACACGCCCCTTTGAAGGTGCCGGGCTCGGATTGACGATTGCCTTTAAATTGACAAAACTAATGGACGGTCAGTTTGATATCGAAAGTGAAAAAAATGTTGGGACAAAAATTTCAATTAGTTTCGCGGCGAGTAAATAAATTATGGAATCGGTATTAGAAAAATATAACCAGGCCGGTATTATTACAGAAGTGAATTATTCCAAATTCTTTCACCTCGCAAAAGAGCATTTTCAAATAAATATTAAGAATGATTACGATTATATCAACGGAGTGAAAGAAAGTATCCGTTTCTTCTCGCTTGATTTACCGCCGGAAGTTAAAGAAATCTTCATCCCGTTTGCAGAAGCGCCTGTATTCTGGATTTATGAATCGTCACTGCTCAACCAGATTGAAGAGTTCATGAAATTTAATCTCGTAAAAGATTCGTATATCGAATTGCATAAATCGATCAAAGAAAATTACTCCAAGTGGGTTATAACAAAATTAAAAAGTGAAAAGGATTATTACGCCACTTTGACAGTCAATTTTATTGAACGTGATATTAATAAACACAATTTTTTCAATCAAATCATTAAAGCAATTATACATACGTATCAAAGCACATTTTATAATCCTGTACGCGCATTGGAATTACTTACAAATACGTTGGGATTGATGAACACAATCCGTCTGAACGATCAGTCTAAAGTGGAATTAAAATATATTTTAATTCTTTACACCGGATTTATTCACTTAAAAGAAAACAATTATGAAAAAGCGAACGTAGCTTTTAAAGAAGCAATAGGTATTAAACCTCAGGGGAATACCGCAAAGATTTATTGTGCACTTACAGAGATAATTCTTGGAAACGAAGACGGTGGGATTTTTTTACTCAAAGAAATTTTTAATTACGATATTCACCGGTTAACTCTGGCAGCTAAAACGAATAATTCCGGGATGTTCAGCTATTTTTACAGAAATGCTTTTATATACAGTATCTTTCATGAAAAAGAATTTGCGCGAGCCTACACTAAAATTGATACGTTTTTAAGCGAAAGTAGCGTTCACGATGCAACTACGCTGACAGTTTGCAAAGAAAGTTTGGAATCATTCAAAATAAAAAAATTAGATGATTATTACGATGATGATATAAAAAAGTCAATTGCTTTTCTGGAAAAGATTTTACAAAACTATTCCACTTCCACAAATACACTTCTCTATTCGCTCTACCCGGAATTTCAAAATAGATATAATGCCATGGTAGAATCGATAATCCAAAATATAAAAGAGTTATACTATACCGAAGTAAGAGAAAAAATATCAACATACGATAATTCAATAAATGAAAGTTTAAGCGCAGAAAAACATTTAACTGAAGAAATAGAAAGGTATAAAATAAAGTCGAGAGAAAATCTTTCAAAATCGATTCAGCATTTAAATGAAAATTTTGATCTGGAAACCCGATCGCTCGAACAGAAAGTTAATGAACTTCATAAAGTTGACCGTTTTAATCCCAGAGTATCATTATCCAACAACATGACTTATAATATCATCATAGCGTTTGTCGTATTCTTTATTGGCGGAGTTGCCGGCTATTCAAATAAAACAGTATCCGATACTTCAGAGTTTAATTCCATGTTTACATTTGTTCTTATAACTGGTTCAAAGTGGGGTGCTATTAGTTTTGTTTTGGGTGCAATTATTTCCACAATTATGGCCGGAGTAATTTTGATTGAGCGTTCAGATATGCGGCAAAAGTTGCTTCGGAAAATAAATTACATGAAAATTGAGAGGGAACGATTAATCGCCGAACAAAGAGAAACGGTTATCAGAAAAGAAAAAATTATGTGTGATAATTTTACTAACAGTATAACCCAACACCTTAAAAGGGTAGAAGAACTGAGAACTCAGAAAGCCGATTTAGAGCGCACTCTTATGAAGCAAGCCGAAGAACAAATTAATTCAACCATTTCAGATCTGGGTCTTCTAAATTAACCTTCTTCTTGGCTATTATTAGCCAGTTGCCGAATAAAAGATCGACACCTTAAGATAACTCTTCTAATATCAATCCTAAATAGCCTTACTGGTTGGAATGATTTTTCTACTCTATATTAACTGGAAAGCAAAAAAAACTGTTATAAATATAAAAGAGAGGGTTGCTTGGCTTTAAATAATCTACCGGAAATCAGCGATCAAATTCTCGAAGCTGAAAAGCAGATCGAACTTAGAAATTTTGATGCAGCCCGCCTGCTTCTTAATGAACTAATCTGTGCCAACGAAAATAACCTTGATGCACTGAACGATCTTGCAGTAATAGAAATACTCACCGAGAATTATGATTTAGCAATGACTTTGCTTATGCAGATCTTAGCCATTGATACGCAAAATGAAGTGGCAATTGAAAATTTGCAGTATCTGAGGGAAAAATTCTCTCCAATTTTAGGTGGACCGGAGGGAAGTTGACACTTACGCTCTGCATGATTGTCAAAAATGAAGAAAAGAATCTGGCTGCATGTTTGGATTCCGTGAAAGATGTTGTTAATGAAATGATTATTGTGGATACAGGTTCAAACGACGGTACAATCAGGATTGCTGAAAAATATAATGCGAAAATATTTCAATATGAGTGGGCAAATAATTTTTCAGCGGCTAGAAATTTTGCTCTTGGAAAAGCAACCGGTGAATGGATTTTTTGCATGGATGCAGACGAACGCCTTGATAGTAATTCTGTTGACGAGTTTAAAAAACTAAGTGAAGTTAAATTATTGATCGGCTATTACTGTACTGTTAAAAATCATCATCTGGATAAAAACCGTGATAACTCAGTTCGCTATATTCGATTGTTTGCCAATTCACGCGAATTAAAATTTAGCGGGAAAGTACACGAGCAGATCGAACCATCGTTGACCCAAAATAAATATCAGATTCTCAATTCTAATATTCTTATTCATCATATCGGTTATAGCATTTCGAAAGAGGATAATCAGAAGAAAATAGAAAGAAACCTTACTTTGCTGAAAGAAGAATACGAATCCACAAAAGCAGTATACTGTCTTTTTCAAATTGCTCAATCTTTTTTTATTCTTGATGACAAGTTGAACGCATTTAAATATTATAAAAGTGCCGGCGAAAGCGTAGGGTTAGACAGATCTTTACGTGCTCAATGTTTTTCTTCTTTAGCGTACGTAGCTCACTATGATCATAAAAGTATTGAAGCTGAAAGATTTATACAGTTTTCACTCAAACTGGATGACCGCCAGCCGTTCTCACAATTGTTATCAGCTAAAATAGCATTGCGTAAAGGAGACTATATAACGGCAGAACTTAGATGCCGGCAAGCCCAGCAATTAAACCAAAATATGATTCTTGGAAAAGAGCAATCTAAACTAGCCGTCTTGTTGGACCCGGAAGAAGTAATTTGTTATGGTTTAACACTCGCTCTTCAAAACAAAAATTTTACAAATATCAGTTACTATCAAAAGGAGTTGTCTGCATATTACAATAAAAAAGTAGATGAAAACGGACCGCAAAAATTAACCGTTATTCAAAAGTTGTTCAGCAATACAATGCTAACCGTAAGCGAAGAAGAAATATTTATAGAAATGGCGAACCACTTTACAATGAATCTATTTCTATTCATGATGACCAGCAATCCGAATAAACAACAAGTATTTCAGCTGGCCAACGACTTGTTAAAAAAATATCCGGACGCGGTTGAAATAAAAAAAATAATTGCAAAATTGCTGGAAGATTCAGGGCGGATAGATGATGCTATTCTTCTTCTTGAAAACATTGTAGAAAAAAACCAGTTTGACCCAACCACATTATTCTATCTCATTTCTTTCTATTTGAAAAAAGGAGCAGAAGATAAAATTAAGCCTATCATTGGTAAATTAGAAAAAAATTATTCTCACATACCCGAAGTGATGGAAAGAGTAAGAAAATTAAGAAGAAAATTGCTTATGCTTACAACTGTTCCCCTCTAACTAAAATAAAAGGGAGTTCTGAAATATTCCAAAGACTGTCTTTGCGAACGAAGTGAAGCAAACTCAAAACTTTGATTCTGAATAATTATCGAGATTGCTTCTCCTGCTAAAACGGGATCGCAATGACAATCCTTAATTAATATTCATGCAAGCAACAGCACTACTCTAATTAACCTCGTAAAAAATTAAACTTTTCAAAAGAGTCTCCGATAATATTCTTGAGAACAAAGTGTTCTCAAAAATAAGTTCAAGCAAGGAAGCTTGAATAATAATCAACAAACACATGGAGGTTTCAAATGGCTTTTTCAGTAAACACAAATCTAGGCGCTCTTCAAGCGTACAACGCATTGGCAAAAGTTAATGCAGAGACACAAAAAGCACAGTTACGTCTTGCTACAACAAAAAGAATCAACTCAGTAGCAGATGATACATCTGGCTTTAACATCGGTAAACAAATGGAGGCTTCGGTATTAAAACAGAAAGCTCAGTTGAACAACGTTTCTTCAGCAAAAAATTTATTAGCAACAGCAGAATCCGCTCTTCAGCAGATCAATGATAAATTGAATCAGATTTCTGCTAAATACACAGACGCACAGGATCCGTTGAAAGATCAAGCAAGTATTGCAAAAGATATTACTACTCTAGCAGTAGAAATAAAATCAATTCTTCAGACAACTAATATCAACGGTACAAAGCTGTTAGTAAAACAAACAGACGTTAACTTAGCAGCAACAGACAAATCACTTGATGTAGGCGGCGCAGCTTTCTCTGTTGATTTTGGTGGAAAGATGGATACAGTAAATCTACTTACTAAAATAGCAAGCTTAACCTTAGCAGATGCCAGCGGAACAACCGCCGGTGAAACAGCTGCAGGTTTAGCCGCTGCAAGAGCATTTGTAGTTGGAGGCTTTTTAACAGACGTTAATACAAAACTTTCAGAATCCAATGTATCTGCTGCTAACGTAACAGCATTTGCTGATGCATTAACCGCAAGATATGATTCAGATATCGCAGCTGGACTTAGTGTAAGTACAGCATTAGATAACGCATTTACAGCAGGTAAAACCGCAGTAGGCGGAACAACCGTAGCTGACGCTTTAGCACAGGGTGTTCAATCAACCGGTACCGTAACTTACGATGATGCAGCTGCACTTACCGCAGTTAATACTGGTTATACTAATGCAACAGCAGCAAAAACCGCCGCAAATAGTCTCATGGCGAACATTGCTACTAAATTAGGTGAATATGGTGTTAGTGCTGCTCAAGTTCAAGCATTTTCAACAGCATTCGGTGGCTTTATGGCTACGCAGACAGATGCTGCCAATTTTGACACTGGTGCTCATTCTTTAACAGCAGTAACTGCAGCTTTAGCCGCAGGCGCAGCTGCGTTAACTGTAGCTGTAGGTGGCGATGCAAATCAGGCTCTTATTGATGCCGCTACCGCATCTGGTGTTCAATCCACCGGTACAGCAGCTTTTAGTTATATTTCTCAACAAGCTGATCTTACAACTGCATATGATGGCGGAGTAGCTGGTTATGTTCCTTCTGCTAATGATACAGCTTCTGTTATCACTGCTGCACAAGATGTTAGTGTTGCTTCAGCTGCAATCCGTGATTCTCTTGGTAGAATTGGTAACTTGAGTCAATCAATCGATTCAAGAAGCGAATTCTTAACGTCTTCAATTGCAAACAGTACAGCTTCTATCTCCAGTATATTCGACGCTGATATGGCTGCTGAACAATTGAATGCTACAAAAGGCAACATTTCTGGTCAAATTGGTACAGCAATGTTATCACAATTGAATTCAGCTCCACAACAACTCTTATCATTATTCCGTTAATTGAACATGATTTAAGTCCCCCGGTAATACCGGGGGGCTTTTTTATTGAAAACTTAAACCCGGTAAGAAAATATGCAGACAGCTACAGCATTCTCGAACAGAAATAAAATGAATCCCTATCTTGTTAATGAAATTAGTAATGCAACACCCGCTCAGCAAATAATGAAAGTATATGATTTCGCTATTATGAAGTGTCAAAAAGAAGATATGCTTAAAACAAACGAAGCAATTCAGGTTCTTATAGATTGTTTGAATTTTACAGATGAAAGTGCAAAACCAATTTCAATTGGACTATTAAGGTTGTATCAGTATTGCCAGGATCAGATGAGAAAAAAGAATTATAAAGAAGTTCAAAAAATTTTAAGTGAACTTAGAGTTACTTGGCAAGATGCATTAAAATTGAGGTAGTAAATTATGGCTTACGATCTTTTAACAACATCGGGCATAGACGGTCTTGTTACAAACTATAAAAACACGGAAGCTAATAACAGGCTGACTCCTTTAACCACTCGAAGAACGAATTATCAAACCCTCGATTCGGCTTATACAACAATAAATACAAAATTAACTGCGTTCAGCAGTTCATTAAATTCTCTAGCAAGTACGGACAGCACATCGACATTTTCTTCAATGAGAGCCACTTCTTCTAGCGCAGCTTTTTTTTCAATATCAGCTACGAGCACGGCGGTTAGTAATACAAGTACGGTACGTGTTAATCAGCTTGCAAAGAATGATCTGGTTTTATCTCAAGATCTAGCTTCCGATACTGCTTCTACTGTAATTACCGAAGCGGGAAGTCATGATTTTGTTATCACGTCAGGTGATGGTTTGGGCGGTACATTAACAAGTAAAGTGACAGTAACGTTTTCCGAATCCGATTTTACGAACGGTACGATATCGAATGCAGATGTGATGACTAAAATTCAGACAGCAATCAATACAGATAAAGCCATTGTTAATTCTGGTTCTGTTGCTGGTGATACCGAAACAACAGAAGGCTCATTCAAATTAAATCTCAACGGAACGGAAACTACAATTAATTATTCCGCTGGAACATACAGTGATGTTCTGGATAGTGTTGCCTCTCAGATTAATGCACTTTCTGGTATAACGGCAGAAAAAATTGCAGACGGACCGGATAATTTTAAGTTGCAAATTACAGTTACAG is a genomic window containing:
- a CDS encoding OmpA family protein encodes the protein MSDIGTEATPIIKKIKKSHGGHHGGAWKVAYADFVTAMMALFIVLWILGQKPEVKEAVSSYFKDPVGFSSKSKILIEGKANPVPGMKAEEEAKTHEMEKAELEKIGEKLEGELKADTDLMGLANQVKIEIVKEGLLIELTDSENDVFFDLGTAELKQRAIKIIHKIGSEISKMPNKIIVEGHTDSHKYNNIGTGYTNFELSSERALAAKRALVAGGLKEKQIDEVRGYADTRLRNVQNPLSSTNRRISITVKFNKL
- a CDS encoding PAS domain-containing sensor histidine kinase → MPNNNPLVIVDQRMNIAYCNDAFKKTFSLDVHDDISKMNSNPEFVYFLKGFSESRYKNISLEINLSSDNNQFTKNYSVSIERVFISSGLYYVLTIESLAQRKKLENKINSLHNALDHGNVPIIILDASGKITYATRSFEVLLLREIESIYNRNLTEVLSDIFDKSEINHLEYALRSFIPWKKVIPFLARIPVTFWEFTLSPVLSNDELQQSFIFIANNLTEHINQTKAIERSERKQRLIINNISDLLLIIEHIGPAALFENANDNFCRIFNLDKNKIYSLKIDDFIPANLVDKIYQSMKHLSNSNLPFYEFNYKNFDKRDYSCKINSITEQERNSTIYIITMKDITDEVLYQDQLKRAYRKEMLLNQMKSDFLANMSHEIRTPFNAVVGFSEIVDESIETGNIEMLRDLMDSMKEVLGRGLNLFTNIVEVSQLEAGEVELDKVDLNCNQVVRNVYNKMLAETSKKNIEFVLEVDEEDCVIEVDWVKFEKIIHSLVDNAIKYTTHGCVYLSTKHFENSVEIVVSDTGVGIDKLHIERILKPFTQEVEGYTRPFEGAGLGLTIAFKLTKLMDGQFDIESEKNVGTKISISFAASK
- a CDS encoding response regulator, which codes for MKDSVLIVEDEKDTRFILEKLLSRNNYDVTSAVNGQEALEVLKTFSPKVILADWTMPILDGLALCNVLKNDEKYKLIYFIILTARSSLKDRIMGLDVGADDFLIKPVENQELLARIRSGVRIFNLQNELRSIEHSKAIVEMACTIGHKINNPLSSLVFSIKNIENELMQKDKSKYLEDFTTVNESIERIKKFVNELIHLEKPEVVSYFEEKRMIKTD
- the motA gene encoding flagellar motor stator protein MotA gives rise to the protein MFVIIGLVVVLISVVVGFSLAGGNLILLIQISEFITIGGAAIGSLLIASPLPLIKKMISSLKGIIKHAGNTKDDYLQMMKSFCDLFLIAQREGLLAIEKHIEDPDTSTILSANSKFIHDAVMKNFFCDTMKVMLAGSVPPQEIENLMDAEIETFEKENRPVYEGINRVGDALPGLGIVAAVLGIIVTMGAINEGPEVVGEKVAAALVGTFLGVLLSYGFVGPLAANLSHSVEVRAQDLIIIKSFILAYAKGNPPFVAAEIARRSIFSDERPSFQELEAFLRGKKDK
- a CDS encoding glycosyltransferase, with the protein product MTLTLCMIVKNEEKNLAACLDSVKDVVNEMIIVDTGSNDGTIRIAEKYNAKIFQYEWANNFSAARNFALGKATGEWIFCMDADERLDSNSVDEFKKLSEVKLLIGYYCTVKNHHLDKNRDNSVRYIRLFANSRELKFSGKVHEQIEPSLTQNKYQILNSNILIHHIGYSISKEDNQKKIERNLTLLKEEYESTKAVYCLFQIAQSFFILDDKLNAFKYYKSAGESVGLDRSLRAQCFSSLAYVAHYDHKSIEAERFIQFSLKLDDRQPFSQLLSAKIALRKGDYITAELRCRQAQQLNQNMILGKEQSKLAVLLDPEEVICYGLTLALQNKNFTNISYYQKELSAYYNKKVDENGPQKLTVIQKLFSNTMLTVSEEEIFIEMANHFTMNLFLFMMTSNPNKQQVFQLANDLLKKYPDAVEIKKIIAKLLEDSGRIDDAILLLENIVEKNQFDPTTLFYLISFYLKKGAEDKIKPIIGKLEKNYSHIPEVMERVRKLRRKLLMLTTVPL
- a CDS encoding response regulator, producing MKTLKKILIIEDDAFLQDFYRIIFKKIGAEIILAEDSDDIFKIVSEGEVELIIMDINLRNTSLNSQRIDGIKLSRYIKEHYSHLQIPIILITAYPLSSFGNRLLEDSLADDYLIKPIADFNQLIEKINNLVCIKT
- a CDS encoding flagellar protein FliS → MQTATAFSNRNKMNPYLVNEISNATPAQQIMKVYDFAIMKCQKEDMLKTNEAIQVLIDCLNFTDESAKPISIGLLRLYQYCQDQMRKKNYKEVQKILSELRVTWQDALKLR
- a CDS encoding flagellin, whose protein sequence is MAFSVNTNLGALQAYNALAKVNAETQKAQLRLATTKRINSVADDTSGFNIGKQMEASVLKQKAQLNNVSSAKNLLATAESALQQINDKLNQISAKYTDAQDPLKDQASIAKDITTLAVEIKSILQTTNINGTKLLVKQTDVNLAATDKSLDVGGAAFSVDFGGKMDTVNLLTKIASLTLADASGTTAGETAAGLAAARAFVVGGFLTDVNTKLSESNVSAANVTAFADALTARYDSDIAAGLSVSTALDNAFTAGKTAVGGTTVADALAQGVQSTGTVTYDDAAALTAVNTGYTNATAAKTAANSLMANIATKLGEYGVSAAQVQAFSTAFGGFMATQTDAANFDTGAHSLTAVTAALAAGAAALTVAVGGDANQALIDAATASGVQSTGTAAFSYISQQADLTTAYDGGVAGYVPSANDTASVITAAQDVSVASAAIRDSLGRIGNLSQSIDSRSEFLTSSIANSTASISSIFDADMAAEQLNATKGNISGQIGTAMLSQLNSAPQQLLSLFR